The following are encoded in a window of Arthrobacter sp. NicSoilB4 genomic DNA:
- a CDS encoding NAD(P)/FAD-dependent oxidoreductase produces the protein MSSNPMSKNSAFDAIIVGGGHNGLAAAAYLARAGRQVLLLEKLEHPGGAAVSAQAFDGVDARLSRYSYLVSLLPQQVIADLGLRIRLERRRYSSYTPDPHDGGRALLVDNGDAAATAASFAAVGTPDSEFRAFNEFYAGFRQLTEALWPTMTSPLPTRSEARNLAARAGAEAVWDALTERPIGDTIAKSLQHDLVRGVVLTDALIGTFARADDEDLQQNICFLYHLVGGGTGDWDVPVGGMGAVSGELERAAREAGATILTSADVTAVSPGGTVSYRHDGAEHTATASWVLANVAPVVLDRLRSSDPSSGTAPTTNPNHLREGAQVKVNLLLKRLPRLLDETVSPEAAFGGTFHINETWSQLDAAYLAAAAGTVPDPLPCEIYCHSLTDPSILSPELQAAGAQTLTVFGLHVPDRLITAENNERRRAELQAAVLKSLNSVLAEPIEELLLTGPDGQPCIETKTTLDIERAVGMPRGNIFHGGLDWPFVEDTAPLDTPAQRWGVATDDPQILLCGSGARRGGAVSAIGGHNAAMAVLESGPAESGPAARD, from the coding sequence ATGTCGAGCAACCCCATGTCGAAAAACAGCGCATTTGACGCGATCATCGTCGGCGGCGGCCACAACGGCCTCGCCGCGGCTGCGTACCTGGCCAGGGCCGGCCGGCAGGTCCTCCTGCTGGAAAAGCTTGAGCATCCCGGCGGCGCAGCCGTGTCCGCCCAGGCGTTCGACGGCGTCGACGCGCGCCTCTCGCGGTATTCCTACCTCGTGAGCCTCCTCCCGCAGCAGGTCATCGCCGATCTGGGTCTGCGCATCCGGCTGGAGCGGCGGCGGTACTCGTCCTACACGCCGGACCCGCACGACGGCGGCCGCGCGCTGCTGGTCGACAACGGGGATGCCGCGGCCACCGCCGCATCCTTTGCCGCCGTCGGGACTCCCGACAGCGAATTCCGGGCCTTCAACGAGTTCTACGCCGGCTTCCGGCAGCTCACCGAGGCCCTCTGGCCCACCATGACCTCGCCGCTGCCGACGCGGTCCGAGGCGAGGAACCTCGCGGCCCGGGCCGGCGCGGAGGCGGTGTGGGATGCCCTGACCGAACGGCCCATCGGGGACACCATCGCCAAGTCACTCCAGCACGACCTGGTCCGCGGCGTGGTGCTGACGGACGCCCTGATCGGCACGTTCGCCCGGGCAGACGACGAGGACCTGCAGCAGAACATCTGCTTCCTGTACCACCTGGTCGGCGGCGGAACGGGCGACTGGGACGTGCCCGTCGGCGGCATGGGCGCGGTGTCCGGGGAACTGGAACGCGCCGCCCGCGAGGCCGGGGCGACCATCCTGACATCCGCGGACGTCACCGCCGTCAGCCCCGGAGGTACGGTCAGCTACCGCCACGACGGCGCAGAGCACACGGCCACCGCTTCGTGGGTCCTCGCCAACGTGGCCCCGGTGGTCCTGGACCGGCTCAGGAGCTCCGACCCCTCCAGCGGCACTGCCCCCACCACGAACCCGAACCATCTCCGGGAGGGTGCCCAGGTCAAGGTGAACCTGCTGCTGAAGCGGCTCCCCCGGCTGCTGGATGAAACGGTCAGCCCGGAAGCGGCCTTCGGCGGGACGTTCCACATCAATGAAACCTGGTCGCAGCTCGACGCCGCCTACCTCGCCGCCGCGGCCGGCACCGTCCCGGACCCGCTGCCGTGTGAGATCTACTGCCATTCCCTCACGGACCCCAGCATCCTGTCCCCGGAGCTGCAGGCCGCCGGCGCGCAGACCCTCACCGTGTTCGGCCTGCACGTCCCGGACCGGCTGATCACGGCGGAGAACAATGAGCGGCGCCGGGCGGAGCTGCAGGCGGCCGTCCTGAAGTCGCTGAACTCGGTCCTGGCTGAACCCATCGAGGAACTGCTGCTGACGGGCCCGGACGGGCAGCCCTGCATCGAAACCAAGACCACCCTGGACATCGAACGGGCGGTCGGCATGCCGCGGGGCAACATCTTCCACGGGGGCCTGGACTGGCCGTTCGTCGAGGACACCGCGCCCCTGGACACCCCGGCGCAGCGCTGGGGCGTCGCGACGGATGACCCGCAGATCCTGCTCTGCGGCTCCGGCGCCAGGCGCGGCGGTGCCGTGAGCGCGATCGGCGGGCACAACGCGGCCATGGCGGTGCTGGAATCCGGGCCGGCCGAATCCGGGCCGGCCGCCCGGGACTGA
- a CDS encoding MFS transporter, whose amino-acid sequence MSEPSPPSGASADRWSPRLALLVAATFFMEFLDGTVLTTAIPSIAADFSVPSADVNVTMTAYLMTVAMGIPLSGWLAERLGARRVFCLAIAVFTVASLLCALSQDLTMLTLSRALQGAGGAMMVPVGTLVVLRGTAKKDLLRATAYLVWPGLLAPVLAPLVGGALTTFLSWHWIFLVNLPLGLAAFVAALRLVPSTKGDRYRRLDWLGLALTTLGVGSVMVGLELAGGRESGAFAAIGITAGLVFLSAAAWWMRRTRSPLFDLGVFSTRTFRSTATGGFIYRLTISAVPFLLPLMFQNGFGWDPLRAGVFVAAVFIGNIGIKPATTPLIRRFGFKPVLVFASLASAATFALCALLDAGTPQPLIFALLVASGAFRSIGFSAYASVQYADTVPAQLPSANAVSATMVQLATAAGIAIGALLIRVFEASGPLMAQAGASGGDPAGPYRAAFLAIAVIMLLSTLDSLTLPLHAGAEVSRPGQAPTAARPRRPRA is encoded by the coding sequence ATGAGTGAGCCCTCGCCGCCGTCCGGCGCATCCGCGGACAGGTGGAGTCCCCGCCTGGCCCTCCTCGTCGCCGCCACCTTTTTTATGGAGTTCCTGGACGGCACCGTCCTGACCACGGCGATCCCCAGCATCGCGGCGGACTTCTCGGTCCCGTCAGCGGACGTCAACGTCACCATGACCGCCTACCTGATGACCGTGGCGATGGGCATCCCGCTCAGCGGGTGGCTGGCGGAGCGGCTCGGGGCGCGGCGCGTGTTCTGCCTGGCCATTGCCGTGTTCACCGTGGCCTCGCTGCTGTGCGCGCTCAGCCAGGACCTCACCATGCTCACCCTGAGCCGGGCGCTGCAGGGCGCGGGCGGCGCCATGATGGTCCCGGTGGGCACCCTCGTGGTGCTCCGCGGAACGGCTAAGAAGGATCTGCTCCGCGCCACGGCCTACCTGGTGTGGCCCGGCCTGCTGGCCCCGGTCCTCGCCCCGCTGGTGGGAGGCGCGCTCACAACGTTCCTGTCCTGGCACTGGATCTTCCTGGTCAACCTTCCGCTGGGGCTCGCCGCGTTCGTCGCGGCGCTGCGGCTGGTCCCGAGCACCAAGGGCGACCGTTACCGCCGCCTGGACTGGCTGGGGCTGGCGCTCACGACCCTGGGCGTGGGGTCCGTCATGGTCGGTCTCGAGCTGGCCGGCGGCCGCGAGTCCGGCGCTTTCGCAGCCATCGGCATCACGGCAGGGCTGGTGTTCCTCAGCGCCGCGGCCTGGTGGATGCGGCGGACGCGCTCCCCCCTGTTCGACCTGGGCGTCTTTTCCACCCGGACGTTCCGCTCCACGGCGACCGGCGGCTTCATCTACCGCCTGACCATCAGCGCCGTGCCCTTCCTGCTGCCCCTGATGTTCCAGAACGGCTTCGGCTGGGATCCGCTGCGCGCCGGGGTGTTTGTCGCGGCGGTCTTCATTGGCAACATCGGGATCAAACCGGCCACGACCCCGCTCATCCGCCGCTTCGGCTTCAAACCGGTCCTGGTCTTCGCCTCGCTTGCTTCTGCGGCCACCTTCGCGCTGTGCGCCCTGCTCGACGCCGGCACGCCGCAACCGCTGATCTTCGCCCTGCTGGTCGCCAGCGGAGCCTTCCGGTCCATCGGGTTCTCGGCCTACGCCTCGGTGCAGTACGCCGACACCGTTCCCGCCCAACTGCCGTCCGCCAACGCCGTCTCCGCGACCATGGTGCAGCTCGCGACGGCGGCCGGGATCGCGATCGGGGCGCTCCTGATCCGGGTCTTCGAGGCCAGCGGCCCCCTGATGGCCCAGGCGGGCGCCTCCGGAGGGGACCCCGCGGGACCTTACCGGGCGGCGTTCCTGGCGATTGCCGTGATCATGCTCCTCAGTACCCTGGACAGCCTGACGCTGCCCCTCCATGCAGGGGCCGAGGTCAGCCGGCCTGGCCAAGCACCAACGGCAGCACGGCCCCGGCGCCCGCGAGCCTGA
- a CDS encoding RecQ family ATP-dependent DNA helicase produces MANNQNAAVLSAPHAASAGQPGTREQAQEVLRELVGHPDAEFHDGQFEAIEALVDGGRRALVVQRTGWGKSAVYFVSSLLLRRRGAGPTLIVSPLLALMRDQVAAAARAGVRAVAINSANQLDWDTVREQLAADEVDVLLVSPERLTNPSFRENQLPELIRRTGLLVIDEAHCISDWGHDFRPDYRRIADLITQLPDTVPVLATTATANSRVVHDIEEQLGAGVLTIRGALGRESLRLGVLSLPDSRDRLGWLLTHLTDLPGSGIIYTLTVSAAEDTARLLAEAGHEVLAYTGRTDPADRERAEQLLKDNQVKALVATSALGMGFDKPDLGFVVHLGAPSSPVAYYQQVGRAGRGAANADVLLLPGSEDRDIWQYFATASMPSEEKAGAVLTALAEAGTAVSTVALEARVDLRRTPLELLLKVLAVDGAVERVGGGWRATGQPWTYDAERYGRIAEARVDEQDSMVIYQDTAGCRMEYITSVLDDETARACGRCDNCAGTWFPADIAASATEAAGQTLSRAGVPLEPRLQWPSGMDRLGVPVKGKIKPEESVAGGRALARLTDLGWGGALREAFAAGAPDRTVDPGMLQACVQVLREWGAGDSRTPGWSGAGRPAAIISVPSRSKPALVDSLARGISEIGRIPYLGQLQLEHGGPTGGRGGNSAYRLAGVWDRLVVGPELEAALAGIQGQSVMLIDDLVDSRWTVTVAGRALRLAGAGAVLPLVLGQAG; encoded by the coding sequence ATGGCCAATAACCAGAACGCTGCAGTCCTGTCCGCTCCGCACGCCGCATCCGCCGGACAACCGGGGACGCGGGAGCAGGCCCAGGAGGTCCTGCGCGAGCTGGTCGGGCACCCGGACGCGGAGTTCCATGACGGCCAGTTCGAGGCGATTGAGGCCCTTGTCGACGGCGGCCGGCGCGCCCTCGTGGTGCAGCGCACCGGCTGGGGAAAGTCGGCGGTGTACTTCGTCTCGTCCCTGCTGCTGCGGCGGCGCGGCGCCGGGCCGACCCTGATCGTGTCCCCCCTGCTGGCGCTGATGCGTGACCAGGTGGCCGCAGCGGCGCGGGCCGGGGTCCGGGCGGTGGCCATCAACTCCGCCAACCAGCTGGACTGGGACACCGTCCGCGAACAGCTGGCGGCGGACGAGGTCGATGTCCTGCTGGTCTCGCCGGAGCGGCTCACCAACCCCTCCTTCCGCGAGAACCAGCTGCCCGAGCTGATCCGCCGCACCGGTCTCCTGGTCATTGACGAGGCGCACTGCATCTCCGACTGGGGCCATGATTTCCGCCCGGACTACCGGCGCATCGCGGACCTGATCACCCAGCTGCCGGATACCGTCCCGGTCCTGGCCACCACTGCCACGGCCAACTCCCGGGTGGTCCACGACATCGAGGAGCAGCTCGGCGCCGGTGTGCTGACCATCCGCGGCGCCCTGGGCCGCGAGTCCCTCCGGCTGGGTGTGCTGAGCCTGCCGGACTCCCGCGACCGGCTCGGCTGGCTGCTCACGCACCTCACAGACCTGCCCGGCAGCGGAATCATCTACACCCTGACGGTCTCCGCGGCCGAGGACACCGCGCGGCTCCTGGCCGAAGCCGGCCACGAGGTCCTCGCCTACACCGGACGCACCGACCCGGCGGACCGGGAACGGGCGGAACAGCTCCTCAAAGACAACCAGGTCAAGGCCCTCGTTGCCACGTCCGCCCTGGGCATGGGCTTCGACAAGCCGGACCTCGGGTTCGTGGTGCACCTGGGGGCGCCGTCGTCCCCGGTAGCCTACTACCAGCAGGTCGGCCGCGCCGGCCGTGGCGCCGCCAACGCCGATGTGCTCCTGCTGCCCGGTTCCGAGGACCGCGACATCTGGCAGTATTTCGCCACCGCGTCCATGCCGTCGGAGGAAAAAGCCGGTGCCGTCCTGACGGCGCTCGCCGAAGCGGGGACCGCTGTGTCCACGGTGGCGCTGGAGGCACGCGTGGACTTGCGCCGGACACCGTTGGAGCTGCTGTTGAAGGTCCTGGCGGTCGACGGTGCTGTCGAGCGGGTCGGCGGAGGCTGGCGCGCCACCGGCCAGCCGTGGACCTACGACGCCGAGCGTTACGGCCGGATCGCGGAGGCCCGGGTGGACGAACAGGACTCCATGGTGATCTACCAGGACACCGCGGGCTGCCGGATGGAATACATCACCTCGGTCCTCGACGATGAGACCGCCCGTGCCTGCGGCCGCTGCGACAACTGCGCCGGCACGTGGTTCCCGGCAGACATTGCCGCCTCGGCCACCGAAGCCGCGGGCCAGACGCTGAGCCGCGCCGGTGTCCCGCTGGAACCGCGGCTGCAGTGGCCCAGCGGCATGGACCGCCTCGGCGTTCCCGTGAAGGGCAAGATCAAACCCGAAGAGAGCGTCGCCGGCGGCCGGGCACTGGCGCGGCTTACGGACCTTGGCTGGGGCGGAGCCCTGCGCGAAGCCTTTGCCGCCGGTGCCCCCGACCGCACCGTGGACCCCGGCATGCTGCAGGCGTGTGTGCAGGTGCTCCGCGAGTGGGGCGCGGGTGACAGCCGGACTCCCGGCTGGAGCGGGGCCGGGCGGCCGGCCGCCATCATCAGCGTTCCGTCCCGCAGCAAGCCCGCCTTGGTGGATTCGCTGGCCCGCGGCATCTCGGAGATCGGCCGGATCCCGTACCTGGGGCAGCTGCAGCTTGAGCACGGCGGACCGACCGGAGGGCGCGGGGGCAACAGCGCGTACCGGCTTGCCGGTGTCTGGGACCGTCTCGTGGTGGGACCGGAACTGGAAGCGGCCCTGGCCGGGATCCAGGGCCAGAGCGTCATGCTGATCGACGACCTGGTCGACAGCCGCTGGACCGTGACGGTGGCCGGCCGGGCCCTCAGGCTCGCGGGCGCCGGGGCCGTGCTGCCGTTGGTGCTTGGCCAGGCCGGCTGA
- a CDS encoding phosphomannomutase/phosphoglucomutase yields MTTEKTKTFDLSASFKAYDVRGIVGESITAEIVEAVGAAFVDVLQLEGKTVLVGGDMRPSSPEFSKAFANGAATRGANVQLLDLISTDELYYACGALNAAGATFTASHNPAEYNGIKMAKAGAEPISSESGLKEIQARAEEYLNSGSIPAAPSRGLIGVHDVLKGYSEYLRSLVDLRGTRPLKVVVDAGNGMAGLTTPAVLGDALLPKLPLEIIPLYFELDGSFPNHPANPLEPENLRDLQAAVVEHGADIGLAFDGDADRCFVIDEKGEPVSPSAITGMVARREIARAQGLGESTPTVIHNLLTSRAVPELVERHGGRAVRTRVGHSFIKAVMAAEGAIFGGEHSAHFYFRDFWNADAGMLAAMHVLAALGEQDGPLSELGREYEPYMSSGEINSEIEDKAAAVERVRHDFHDEDVEVDYLDGSTFIATDGSYWFNLRPSNTEPFLRLNVEATDAATMERVRDRVLALVRG; encoded by the coding sequence GTGACTACGGAAAAGACAAAGACTTTTGACCTCTCGGCCTCCTTCAAGGCCTACGACGTGCGCGGCATCGTCGGCGAATCGATTACCGCGGAAATCGTCGAGGCTGTGGGCGCGGCGTTCGTCGACGTCCTGCAGCTGGAGGGCAAGACGGTTCTCGTCGGCGGCGACATGCGCCCCTCCTCCCCCGAATTCAGCAAGGCCTTCGCCAACGGTGCCGCCACCCGCGGAGCCAACGTCCAGCTGCTTGACCTCATCTCCACCGATGAGCTCTACTACGCCTGCGGTGCGCTCAACGCAGCCGGCGCGACGTTCACTGCGAGCCACAACCCAGCGGAGTACAACGGCATCAAGATGGCCAAGGCCGGCGCCGAGCCGATCTCCTCCGAGTCCGGGCTCAAGGAAATCCAGGCGCGGGCCGAGGAATACCTCAACTCCGGGTCCATCCCCGCCGCCCCCAGCCGCGGCCTGATCGGTGTCCACGATGTCCTGAAGGGCTACTCCGAGTACCTCCGCAGCCTCGTGGACCTCCGCGGCACCCGCCCGCTGAAGGTCGTCGTCGATGCCGGCAACGGCATGGCCGGCCTCACCACGCCGGCAGTCCTCGGCGACGCCTTGCTGCCCAAGCTTCCCCTTGAGATCATTCCGCTGTACTTCGAACTCGACGGTTCGTTCCCGAACCACCCCGCCAACCCGCTGGAACCGGAAAACCTGCGTGACCTGCAGGCCGCCGTCGTCGAGCACGGCGCGGACATCGGACTGGCGTTCGACGGCGACGCCGACCGCTGCTTCGTCATCGACGAGAAGGGCGAACCCGTCTCCCCGTCCGCGATCACCGGCATGGTGGCCCGCCGCGAGATTGCCCGCGCCCAGGGCCTCGGCGAGTCAACTCCTACCGTCATCCACAACCTGCTGACCTCCCGCGCCGTCCCCGAACTGGTGGAACGCCACGGCGGCCGGGCGGTCCGCACCCGCGTCGGCCACTCCTTCATCAAGGCCGTGATGGCCGCAGAGGGCGCCATCTTCGGCGGCGAACACTCCGCCCACTTCTACTTCCGCGACTTCTGGAACGCAGACGCCGGCATGCTCGCCGCGATGCACGTCCTGGCAGCCCTCGGAGAGCAGGACGGTCCGCTGTCCGAGCTCGGCCGCGAATACGAGCCCTACATGTCCTCCGGCGAGATCAACTCGGAAATCGAGGACAAGGCCGCCGCCGTCGAGCGCGTCCGGCACGACTTCCACGACGAGGACGTCGAGGTGGACTACCTCGACGGCAGCACGTTCATCGCCACTGACGGCAGCTACTGGTTCAACCTGCGCCCTTCCAACACCGAGCCGTTCCTGCGCCTCAACGTCGAAGCGACCGACGCCGCCACCATGGAACGCGTCCGCGACCGAGTCCTGGCGCTGGTCCGGGGCTAG